Proteins found in one Abyssibius alkaniclasticus genomic segment:
- a CDS encoding multicopper oxidase domain-containing protein has protein sequence MIMRFYLIVGLLVLGTTAYFIVVRQEPEFQNVPTMSSVAELQAQGILPTGPFDENEEIEHGVFDVPAMDEMMLEQAMSGMDMGGMDMGGMDMGGMNMSPSADGMMTMPDGTTMPMADMAPAADGSMPMADGGTMPMGDGATAPMAGMEPQADGMMTMPDGTTMPMADMAPAADGSMPMADGGTMPMGDGATAPMAGMEPQADGMMTMPDGTTMPMADMAPAADGSMTMPDGTTMPMTDMAGSAACSGESGLGFCDDGQTFDREIEVVMSEWTFSDLNIEVQAGERIRFTIRNDGTILHEFMFMAMAQMQAINYRTRRADWNLLEHEALFEKSLLLPGESMSFVVEIQSTGSWMFMCMLPYHMQMGMMGQIATPGAEMEM, from the coding sequence ATGATTATGCGTTTTTATCTGATCGTCGGGCTGCTCGTGCTGGGCACGACTGCCTATTTCATCGTGGTCCGGCAAGAACCGGAATTTCAGAACGTGCCGACAATGTCATCGGTGGCGGAACTTCAGGCCCAGGGTATCTTGCCGACCGGCCCGTTCGACGAGAATGAAGAGATCGAGCATGGTGTGTTCGACGTTCCAGCTATGGATGAAATGATGCTCGAGCAAGCAATGAGCGGCATGGATATGGGCGGCATGGATATGGGCGGCATGGATATGGGCGGCATGAACATGTCGCCATCCGCCGATGGCATGATGACCATGCCCGATGGCACGACCATGCCGATGGCCGATATGGCCCCGGCGGCGGATGGTTCGATGCCTATGGCCGATGGTGGCACAATGCCAATGGGAGACGGTGCAACCGCACCAATGGCGGGCATGGAACCGCAGGCCGATGGCATGATGACCATGCCCGATGGCACCACCATGCCGATGGCCGATATGGCCCCGGCGGCGGATGGTTCGATGCCTATGGCCGATGGTGGCACCATGCCAATGGGAGACGGTGCAACCGCGCCAATGGCGGGCATGGAACCGCAGGCCGATGGCATGATGACCATGCCCGATGGCACCACCATGCCGATGGCCGATATGGCCCCGGCAGCGGATGGTTCGATGACCATGCCCGACGGCACCACCATGCCAATGACCGACATGGCCGGTTCTGCTGCCTGTAGCGGCGAAAGCGGGCTGGGATTCTGCGATGACGGTCAGACCTTTGACCGGGAAATCGAAGTCGTCATGTCGGAATGGACATTTTCCGATCTGAATATCGAGGTCCAGGCGGGCGAGCGCATCCGCTTCACCATCCGCAATGATGGCACCATTTTGCATGAATTCATGTTCATGGCGATGGCGCAGATGCAGGCAATAAACTACCGAACGCGGCGCGCAGACTGGAACCTGCTGGAGCATGAAGCACTGTTCGAAAAATCGCTACTGCTGCCCGGCGAAAGCATGAGCTTTGTTGTGGAGATTCAAAGCACTGGCAGTTGGATGTTCATGTGCATGTTGCCCTATCACATGCAGATGGGCATGATGGGCCAGATCGCAACACCCGGTGCGGAAATGGAAATGTAA
- a CDS encoding TadE/TadG family type IV pilus assembly protein, giving the protein MNLKPSLARLKRKIAAFSDTRGAVSVEFVLWVPVFVLILAITVDATILFKTQANLWTVARDAGRQMSTGLYSNSQAEDYAAGQFASWGITGTATASQTNDTVTMQISVPVAAVTPFRIVNAFTDGNIIAVVTQRKEPQ; this is encoded by the coding sequence ATGAACCTGAAACCAAGCCTCGCCCGTCTGAAGCGAAAGATTGCCGCCTTTTCCGACACGCGCGGTGCCGTTTCTGTGGAATTCGTTCTGTGGGTTCCGGTTTTCGTGCTGATTCTGGCGATCACGGTCGATGCGACCATTCTGTTCAAAACCCAGGCCAATCTATGGACGGTTGCGCGCGATGCCGGTCGTCAAATGTCAACCGGGCTCTACTCCAACTCGCAAGCCGAAGACTATGCCGCCGGCCAGTTTGCAAGCTGGGGAATAACCGGCACGGCGACAGCCTCGCAAACCAATGACACCGTAACCATGCAGATTTCGGTGCCGGTGGCTGCTGTGACCCCGTTTCGCATTGTGAACGCCTTCACCGACGGCAACATCATCGCCGTGGTGACCCAGCGCAAGGAGCCACAGTGA
- a CDS encoding helix-turn-helix transcriptional regulator, translating to MELFGIRQVAVSWEYREIVQLVTILGMVLGAVLGIVVLKGMRGNMREVDNRMLVASGQFHELMVRHFDDWSLSPSERDVAILTLKGLSNAEIAEVRGKSIGTIKAQCNAIYQKAGVSGRTQLISFFIEELI from the coding sequence GTGGAGCTTTTTGGCATCCGTCAGGTTGCGGTCAGCTGGGAATACCGCGAAATCGTGCAATTGGTCACGATTTTGGGCATGGTGCTGGGCGCCGTTCTGGGCATTGTGGTGCTGAAGGGTATGCGCGGCAATATGCGCGAGGTTGATAACCGGATGCTGGTTGCTTCGGGCCAGTTTCACGAGCTGATGGTGCGGCATTTCGACGACTGGTCACTTTCGCCATCCGAACGCGACGTCGCAATCCTAACACTCAAAGGTCTGTCAAACGCCGAAATTGCCGAAGTGCGCGGCAAAAGCATTGGCACGATCAAGGCGCAGTGCAATGCGATCTATCAAAAAGCGGGTGTAAGCGGACGCACGCAACTGATCAGCTTTTTTATCGAGGAACTGATCTAG
- a CDS encoding cytochrome c oxidase subunit I gives MSHAHDAARLGEAPHWEPEDIVGKMTLKSLLFSNDYRHIAIKGILTSVLMLGLGGLMAMLFRTELAVPDVQYFGARPYMQLMTLHGMLMVFGFVIPFVISLNYYMMPKVLGTGRLLWAGAAQWSYWLLIIAAVFLIIARPDFTWTFYPPMSLRVGGDLVFLGYVAITLVAISEFLAGAVLLRNGWEAARRLGWGKLPLMGWGAISEGILLIGSTPMLGLVGIYMLTDWMGITAIFDTGRGGDVMSFMLMFWFYGHPAVYLPLMPAIAVLYTLLPRFLGRPIWSYWSAVTAFALLTVLGFVVFPHHFQPAENVSGVMQRITQILTLAIFIPSTLHVFNWIATLWYDRIPDSARAAIPFRFIVASIFFLMLGGVTAYVNAQIATNSAFVHNTYFVPAHFHAMFVGFMANMAMAGIYYLYPYFTGRMFNQRLANTHFWFWQIGIFTKVTMMYYLGFVYFPRWVVDFLPLPQWAVPQFVLTGAAYLIGLGFIIFVTNIVWSASRGRKSEADPWALSDDAVTSGAAAQPAE, from the coding sequence ATGTCTCATGCACATGATGCTGCGCGATTGGGCGAAGCCCCGCATTGGGAACCCGAAGACATTGTCGGGAAGATGACGCTGAAATCGCTGCTCTTTTCAAACGACTACCGCCATATTGCCATCAAGGGCATTCTGACATCGGTCTTGATGCTGGGCCTTGGCGGCCTGATGGCCATGCTGTTTCGCACCGAACTTGCCGTGCCGGATGTGCAATATTTCGGGGCGCGGCCCTATATGCAGTTGATGACACTGCACGGAATGCTGATGGTCTTTGGCTTTGTCATTCCGTTCGTCATTTCGCTGAACTACTACATGATGCCCAAGGTTCTGGGCACCGGCAGGCTGCTTTGGGCGGGTGCTGCGCAATGGAGCTACTGGCTGCTGATCATCGCGGCGGTGTTTCTGATCATTGCGCGGCCCGATTTCACCTGGACATTCTATCCGCCAATGTCGCTGCGGGTCGGGGGTGATCTGGTATTCCTTGGCTATGTCGCAATTACGCTGGTGGCAATTTCCGAATTCCTGGCGGGCGCGGTGCTGTTGCGCAACGGCTGGGAGGCTGCGCGCCGCCTCGGCTGGGGCAAGCTGCCGCTGATGGGCTGGGGGGCCATTTCGGAAGGCATCCTGCTGATCGGCTCCACTCCGATGCTGGGCCTTGTCGGCATCTATATGCTGACCGACTGGATGGGGATTACCGCGATATTTGACACAGGCCGGGGCGGTGATGTGATGTCATTCATGCTCATGTTCTGGTTTTATGGCCATCCGGCGGTTTACCTGCCGCTGATGCCCGCCATTGCTGTGCTGTATACATTGCTGCCGCGTTTTCTGGGCCGCCCGATCTGGAGCTACTGGTCGGCGGTCACGGCCTTTGCATTGCTGACTGTGCTTGGCTTTGTGGTGTTTCCGCACCATTTCCAGCCGGCTGAAAATGTCAGCGGCGTGATGCAGCGCATAACGCAGATTCTGACTCTGGCCATCTTCATCCCCTCAACCCTGCATGTGTTCAACTGGATCGCAACGCTCTGGTATGACCGGATTCCAGACTCGGCCCGTGCGGCGATTCCGTTCCGCTTCATCGTCGCCTCGATCTTCTTTCTGATGCTGGGCGGCGTCACGGCCTATGTGAATGCGCAAATCGCCACCAACAGCGCCTTTGTGCATAACACCTATTTCGTGCCGGCGCATTTTCACGCGATGTTCGTGGGCTTCATGGCCAATATGGCGATGGCGGGGATCTACTATCTTTACCCCTATTTCACCGGGCGGATGTTCAACCAGCGGCTGGCCAATACGCATTTCTGGTTCTGGCAGATTGGTATCTTCACCAAGGTCACGATGATGTATTATCTGGGCTTCGTCTATTTCCCGCGCTGGGTTGTAGACTTTCTGCCGTTGCCCCAATGGGCGGTGCCACAATTCGTGCTGACCGGCGCGGCCTATCTCATTGGTCTTGGCTTCATCATCTTTGTGACCAACATCGTATGGAGCGCCAGCCGTGGCCGGAAATCAGAAGCCGACCCCTGGGCGTTGAGCGATGATGCCGTAACCTCGGGCGCTGCTGCCCAGCCCGCGGAATGA
- a CDS encoding ABC transporter permease, whose protein sequence is MTDHASETRPDTVWVEHQSLIDTIPRWLAMTLLFIGFVGIWQLATSMVWVSPIILPSPGETLNDLIFVGENLVTGGYMLTAFWTTTQTVFWGFLIALGIGFSLGVLVGETKFGERAVLPYLVAIDTMPKIAFAPLFIAWLGFGISSKVALAAFIATFPIVVSTAAGLYAASENERMLFKAMGATRMQTLLRLKLPTGLPFMFTGLKIAAVGVMAGVITGEFLGGGKGFGALIRQSASQMDTPRVFALILYLSLLGLLLYFTVLWAQRRIVFWQKEEQAGPVG, encoded by the coding sequence ATGACCGACCACGCAAGCGAAACCCGGCCCGACACTGTGTGGGTTGAACACCAAAGCCTGATCGACACGATCCCGCGTTGGCTGGCCATGACGCTGCTCTTTATCGGCTTTGTCGGCATTTGGCAGTTGGCAACCAGCATGGTCTGGGTCTCGCCGATCATCCTGCCAAGCCCGGGCGAAACGCTGAATGATCTGATCTTTGTCGGCGAAAACCTTGTCACGGGCGGCTATATGCTCACGGCATTCTGGACCACGACACAAACGGTGTTCTGGGGGTTCCTCATTGCGCTGGGCATCGGGTTTTCACTGGGCGTGCTGGTTGGCGAAACGAAATTCGGAGAACGCGCCGTTCTGCCCTATCTTGTGGCGATCGATACAATGCCCAAGATTGCCTTCGCACCGCTTTTCATAGCCTGGCTCGGATTTGGAATTTCATCGAAAGTGGCGCTTGCCGCGTTCATTGCCACCTTTCCCATTGTGGTTTCAACGGCGGCCGGCCTTTATGCGGCCAGCGAAAACGAGCGGATGCTGTTCAAGGCGATGGGGGCGACGCGGATGCAGACGCTGCTGCGCCTCAAGCTGCCAACCGGCCTGCCTTTCATGTTCACCGGGTTGAAGATTGCCGCGGTGGGCGTGATGGCGGGCGTTATTACCGGCGAATTTCTTGGGGGCGGCAAGGGATTTGGCGCTTTGATCCGCCAATCGGCCAGCCAGATGGATACGCCACGGGTTTTCGCACTTATTCTTTACTTGAGTTTGCTGGGCCTTCTCCTGTATTTCACCGTTCTGTGGGCGCAACGTAGAATTGTGTTCTGGCAAAAAGAAGAACAAGCAGGCCCGGTAGGTTGA
- a CDS encoding ABC transporter substrate-binding protein: protein MTNDKGITRGMTRRGFGGMAAAATASFAIGAPSLLRAQSAITFAVPNPSALTWMPYWVAVGEGYFDEEGLAPTLEAIDGSSAVLQAMAAGQAQIGAPGPGPVLGARARGVDVKFIYNLFPKSVFGLLVKEESAVMSPEDLRGTVIGIGTADGAEMSFTKAIMTDLGMEENTDYTFLPVGDGGTAAVAFLRDDVSAYAGAISDAAILRARGMNLREITPPQYLGFFGNGIAMLESQMAATPDLAPKFGRSLVRGMRFAVDPANKDTVLAHCAAGNPQEGEDKAFAAGLLAGAIDRMTPTDEFFDQGYGYQPPEHWQMIHDSAVASGALAAPLDDLSAVYTNEFVAAWNA from the coding sequence ATGACGAATGACAAAGGTATTACCCGGGGGATGACCCGGCGCGGCTTTGGCGGTATGGCCGCTGCGGCAACTGCCAGTTTCGCAATCGGCGCGCCCAGTCTGCTGCGCGCGCAGTCGGCGATAACCTTTGCGGTGCCAAACCCTTCGGCGCTGACATGGATGCCCTACTGGGTTGCGGTTGGCGAAGGATATTTCGACGAGGAGGGGCTTGCGCCGACGCTTGAAGCGATCGACGGCTCTTCGGCAGTGTTGCAGGCAATGGCAGCCGGGCAGGCACAAATCGGGGCGCCCGGGCCTGGGCCTGTCCTTGGGGCGCGTGCGCGCGGTGTAGATGTCAAATTCATCTACAACCTGTTCCCGAAATCTGTTTTTGGCCTGCTTGTCAAAGAAGAAAGCGCGGTAATGTCCCCTGAAGACCTGCGCGGCACGGTCATTGGCATCGGCACCGCAGATGGCGCTGAAATGTCCTTTACCAAGGCGATCATGACCGATCTGGGCATGGAGGAAAACACCGACTATACCTTCCTGCCGGTCGGTGATGGCGGCACGGCGGCTGTTGCGTTTCTGCGCGACGATGTAAGCGCCTATGCCGGTGCAATCTCGGACGCTGCCATTTTGCGCGCGCGTGGCATGAATTTGCGTGAAATTACGCCACCGCAATATCTTGGCTTCTTTGGCAACGGAATTGCGATGCTGGAAAGCCAGATGGCCGCCACGCCCGATCTTGCGCCCAAGTTTGGCCGCTCATTGGTGCGCGGAATGCGGTTTGCGGTTGATCCTGCAAACAAGGATACAGTGCTTGCGCATTGTGCCGCCGGCAACCCGCAGGAAGGCGAAGACAAGGCATTTGCGGCCGGCCTGCTGGCTGGCGCCATTGACCGCATGACACCGACGGATGAGTTCTTTGACCAAGGCTATGGCTATCAGCCGCCCGAGCATTGGCAGATGATTCATGATTCCGCCGTGGCATCGGGCGCGCTGGCTGCACCGCTCGACGATCTTTCGGCCGTCTACACAAATGAATTCGTCGCCGCGTGGAATGCCTGA
- a CDS encoding pilus assembly protein TadG-related protein gives MFAPFNRFTRALHSFRDDERGVGSTFAIFMALICIGVGGLAIDTSNAWQTRQHLQTTADAAAQAGALILAYPSESGTQTPYSEALELASVNMPSERYGTVLRQEDIVVGRWDVNARVMDTSSAFPNAVQVTTRMDDTNGNPAKTFLLKLIGFNYWRISTVAVAMYDVANCHKDGLVAGGIVDLTSNNGFYSGMCVHGQQGVEMNSNNFFDYEDGVRISMPNPASVADGGMFDVKGNGNIGAWESVGERYMEPLLAKEDAIRALIADLSNPLYEGRPDYILVPVANRQTLSNANRFSMAMLVPNAVNILTCGNGEASKISIPGGTTVSDMIIIADCPIEFGQGSSIENGVFITTSRDANAFKGANNVRLGLADDCTPGGGAQFVTLGGVDFASAMEYHGSQVIANGSVHLAAGVQGLAGISVQALGNISVTANNVMGACSGGVDTVADQYVVRLVY, from the coding sequence ATGTTTGCCCCATTCAACCGTTTCACACGCGCCCTGCACAGTTTCCGCGATGATGAACGCGGCGTGGGCTCGACCTTTGCAATATTCATGGCGCTGATCTGCATTGGTGTTGGCGGCCTTGCGATTGATACATCGAATGCCTGGCAAACCCGCCAGCATTTGCAGACCACAGCCGATGCAGCCGCCCAAGCCGGGGCGCTTATCCTCGCCTATCCCAGCGAAAGCGGAACGCAAACCCCCTATTCCGAGGCTTTGGAGCTTGCGTCTGTCAATATGCCAAGCGAACGCTACGGAACGGTGCTGCGTCAGGAAGATATCGTCGTGGGCCGCTGGGATGTGAATGCGCGCGTCATGGACACAAGCTCGGCCTTCCCCAACGCCGTGCAGGTCACCACACGGATGGATGACACGAACGGCAATCCTGCAAAAACATTCCTGCTGAAGCTTATCGGCTTTAACTACTGGCGCATCTCAACCGTTGCGGTTGCCATGTATGACGTCGCGAATTGCCACAAAGACGGGCTTGTTGCCGGCGGTATTGTCGATCTTACGTCGAATAATGGCTTTTACAGCGGTATGTGCGTTCATGGCCAGCAGGGCGTTGAGATGAACAGCAACAACTTCTTCGACTATGAAGACGGGGTGCGCATTTCAATGCCGAACCCCGCTTCGGTGGCCGATGGCGGCATGTTCGATGTCAAGGGCAACGGAAATATCGGCGCGTGGGAATCGGTGGGCGAGCGGTATATGGAACCATTGCTGGCCAAGGAAGACGCCATTCGCGCGCTTATCGCAGATTTGTCAAACCCGCTTTACGAAGGCCGACCCGACTATATTCTTGTGCCCGTCGCCAACCGCCAGACATTGAGCAATGCCAACCGTTTCAGCATGGCAATGCTGGTGCCGAATGCGGTGAACATTCTGACCTGTGGCAATGGTGAGGCCTCCAAAATATCCATACCTGGTGGCACGACGGTTTCAGACATGATCATCATTGCCGATTGCCCCATCGAATTCGGGCAGGGTTCGAGCATTGAAAACGGCGTATTCATCACAACCAGCCGCGACGCCAATGCCTTCAAAGGCGCAAACAACGTGCGCCTTGGTCTTGCGGATGATTGCACGCCCGGTGGCGGTGCGCAGTTCGTAACGCTTGGCGGTGTGGATTTTGCTTCGGCTATGGAATATCACGGCTCGCAGGTCATCGCGAATGGCAGCGTGCATCTGGCAGCGGGTGTGCAGGGGCTTGCGGGCATTTCGGTGCAGGCGCTTGGCAATATCTCGGTTACGGCCAATAACGTGATGGGCGCATGTTCCGGCGGTGTGGACACTGTCGCCGATCAATATGTGGTGCGGCTGGTCTACTAA
- a CDS encoding GntR family transcriptional regulator: MSEARNLSEQVYDFIRRDILQGILLPDKKLQIETVSERYNIGAVPVREALNRLSAEGLVERKKQRGFFVASLPMKDLEELVKTRIWLETKALSESIANGSEEWEDGLVLSFHRLARTSRRLEPDSGAALSEEWEIRHKEFHMQLINQCGSSWLLGFCSTMMDQAVRYRNISMHVGPSQKRREGAAEEHKEILDAVVARESALACKLLEAHYQTTLAALRTVDIELQPAED; the protein is encoded by the coding sequence TTGTCTGAAGCCCGGAACCTTTCAGAACAGGTGTATGATTTTATCAGGCGCGACATCCTGCAGGGGATTTTGCTGCCCGATAAGAAACTCCAGATCGAAACGGTATCCGAGCGCTACAACATTGGCGCGGTTCCCGTGCGCGAGGCGTTGAACCGACTTTCCGCAGAAGGGCTGGTCGAGCGCAAGAAACAGCGTGGGTTCTTTGTTGCATCCCTGCCGATGAAAGATCTTGAAGAGCTTGTAAAAACCCGGATCTGGCTGGAAACTAAGGCGTTGAGCGAGTCGATTGCCAATGGCAGCGAGGAATGGGAGGACGGACTCGTGCTGTCGTTCCATCGTCTTGCGCGCACTTCACGCCGGCTGGAACCGGATTCGGGCGCGGCGCTTTCCGAAGAATGGGAAATCCGCCACAAGGAATTTCACATGCAACTGATCAACCAGTGCGGATCGAGCTGGTTGCTTGGGTTCTGTTCTACAATGATGGACCAGGCCGTGCGCTATCGGAACATTTCCATGCATGTTGGCCCCAGTCAGAAGCGCCGCGAAGGCGCTGCCGAAGAGCATAAGGAAATTCTGGACGCGGTTGTCGCCAGAGAGTCCGCGCTGGCCTGCAAACTGCTGGAAGCGCATTACCAGACCACATTGGCCGCGTTGCGGACCGTCGACATAGAGCTTCAGCCAGCTGAAGACTGA
- a CDS encoding ABC transporter ATP-binding protein, giving the protein MTMAEPRMNIKAAQSARPVYEISRLSKTYARNKLVALTDVNLTLHKGEFVSVIGSSGCGKSTLLKIMSGLMPPTKGRVMLEGTPVAGPRVDIGMMFQHATLLPWKTTIENIVMPIEIREGKAAARAAYGKARELLALVGLGDFADVYPGELSGGMAQRASICRMLISEPAVLLLDEPFSALDELTRDFMNMELQRICRETEATAFLVTHSLAEAVIMSDRILVMKPRPGRVVEEVDIPLPRPRSLEMINTKEFGEIVAHIRDLLDKEAAT; this is encoded by the coding sequence ATGACTATGGCCGAGCCCCGAATGAACATAAAGGCTGCGCAATCTGCGCGGCCCGTTTATGAAATCTCAAGACTGTCCAAAACCTATGCCCGCAACAAGCTGGTTGCGCTGACCGATGTCAATCTTACCCTGCACAAGGGCGAATTTGTGTCGGTCATCGGTTCGTCGGGTTGCGGAAAGTCGACTCTCTTGAAGATTATGTCGGGGCTCATGCCGCCTACCAAAGGGCGGGTGATGCTGGAAGGCACACCCGTCGCTGGCCCGCGCGTGGATATTGGAATGATGTTTCAGCACGCAACGCTTTTGCCGTGGAAAACGACAATCGAGAATATCGTCATGCCGATAGAAATTCGCGAAGGCAAGGCCGCCGCGCGTGCGGCTTATGGCAAGGCGCGCGAGCTTCTGGCGCTGGTCGGGCTTGGCGATTTTGCCGATGTCTATCCGGGCGAGCTTTCCGGCGGCATGGCGCAGCGCGCCTCGATCTGCCGGATGCTGATCTCAGAGCCGGCCGTTTTGCTGCTCGACGAGCCGTTTTCCGCGCTTGATGAGCTGACACGCGACTTCATGAACATGGAGCTGCAACGCATTTGCCGCGAAACCGAGGCAACGGCCTTTCTTGTCACGCATTCGCTTGCCGAAGCGGTTATCATGTCCGACCGTATTCTGGTGATGAAGCCGCGGCCGGGCAGGGTGGTTGAAGAGGTCGATATTCCGCTGCCGCGCCCGCGCAGCCTGGAGATGATCAACACCAAGGAATTCGGCGAGATTGTCGCGCATATCCGCGACCTGTTGGACAAGGAGGCGGCGACATGA